DNA from Salmo trutta chromosome 14, fSalTru1.1, whole genome shotgun sequence:
gtttaaccacgtggtatggttaaagttcagtagagggatgcatggtcaaacctattagccaactcgtaatggagtggaggcctggtctggggaaagaaaccctgggtgggggtttatatactgaacgtagaaaaggctgtcacatgacgccagatcctgtctgtgtccctgggggcgtgccgatgacttagttaagactccaaagggaattggagtttcttTCATTAACAGTCGAAAATCACATTGCACAATATCACAAACAGTtctatccttattcattcattttatacaaccatttagatgtctcatagctgaggctagtatataaacattattatggtattATGGTAACATTAATATGGTAttgtctcatgagtttcacaaaattgtaccaaacggaccagttcgtagctggattcttcatcgatcttttataccttctccagaacataaatgtcatttGATTCTCccgtcctgtgaggtggaagaattcctttgtctctccatgaaaacactctgtctttttatactgtggccatgaggtgggacattttcttaggaatGTACGAccccttctgaccacagcagcctgggtgtaggagacagagggagatggtgaaGAGGTGCAGGGGGCGGGTGTaaactgtgctcgctgtacccagtcaaaactgttcgctgctctggcaccccaatggtggaacaagctccctcacgacgccaggacagcggagtcaatcaccaccttccggagacacctgaaaccccacctctttaaggaatacctgggataggataaagtaatccttctacacccccccccccccgaaagatttagatgcctattgtaaagtggttgttccactggatatcttaaggtgaatgcaccaatttgtaagtcgctctggataagagcgtctgctaaatgacttaaatgtaatgtaaatgtacccaAAGacggcaacgtcatgacaactatgtaatttctctcctgttctattagaaccaccactatgtcatttctctcctgttctattagaaccaccactatgtcatttctctcctgttctattagaaccaccactatgtcatttctctcctgttctattggacccaccactatgtcattaaATAAATTGTCCCAAATgatataattactcctgtctatacagaaatcaataaaatacttcaccagaaagCATGACGTTGCCACAGAGGAATCGgggatcattagcttctttaaaaaaataccTGTGTTTGGTTTGAATTCACAAGCTTGGAGGCTTATGCCTATTTGGGCAGTGCGTGTGGCAATAGGCCTCGCTGATTATTGAGTtatggctgtcagtgaaaagcaacTCAAATAGGTGTGAAGATAATGTATCTtgagtataatttaaaatgttgagacaaaaaggggagggttgtgtggtgaagatataggtGAGTCTCTCTTCAGAATTTCCTTACAGTCATTTACCATTGtcattctcggagtggaaacGTCTGTTCAAAACCTGCTACGCTAGTGAGAAACCAGTTTTGGTTTATTTTAGAACCATAATTTACAACATTTGTCCATTTTTTCATTGtctttttgtttggagtgctccatgtgagcaatgagcatgtctggtttctctgtcctgatcatgttgagggagcgcccACCTGAGCATAGAACTACTTGGCCTGCTGCGTGGAAATGtaggaaagtgtttttttttaacatacaTTGTGACGTTCCCCGGCAAGAAAGCCAAAAATATCTCTCAAACAGAAGAGTACACTCAACCAGATACATATGAACTACTATATCATGTCTGCATTGTAAATAGTCTATCACTAGTTAACTGAAATACTTACCACTCTTGGCTTTGGGTAAAGGACCAACACAGTCCACCAGAACCCTGCTGAAAGGTTTGTCAAAAGCAGGAATAGGCTGCAAAGGTGCAACCGGTACAGCTTGGTTCGGTTTACCTGTCCGCTGGCAAACGCCACAGGATTTACAGTGACCTACAACATCCTGTTTCAGACGTCTTGTTGACCCCAAGATGGCCTGCCATACTACCATCGTGAGCCACAACATCCTGTTTGACATCTTGTTGACCCCAAAATGGCCTGCCATACTACCATCGTGAGCCACAACATCCTGTTTCAAACGGCTTGTTGACCCCAAGGTGACCTGCCATACTACCATCGTGAGCCAACCTCAGTATCTCTTGTCGAAGCGCAACTGGAACAACAATTTGATATAAACTGGGCCAATCGTCTTGTCCAGAAGTGGCACGAGAATGCCATTTCCTCATTAGAATGCCGTTTCCTCGTTAGAGCTCCATTTCCTCGTTGGAGCGCCATTTCTGTCTAAATTACCAACACGAACTTCATTAAACTCCTCCTCTGGATGTATCTCAGcaaaaagaggggagagggaaacatctttactctgttcagCAATCAGCTGCTTCCTAGAAACATCCATATGTCATCTGTAGGGATCCTCTCTTCATTCAGAGGTTCTATGAACTCTCACCTTTGGGGTTTTCAAAGGAGAGGTCAACTCAGGAGGTTTACCGAACACTAACTATAGTAACACATTggataacattcacaacatggaacaacagtaaccatagtaacacattggataacattcacaacatggaacaacagtaacCCCACAGTAACACAATggataacattcacaacatggaacaacagtaaccatagtaacacattggataacattcacaacatggaacaacagtaaccatagtaacacattggataacattcacaacatggaacaacagtaaccatagtaacacattggataacattcacaacatggaacaacagtaaccatagtaacacattggataacattcacaacatggaacaacagtaaccatagtaacacattggataacattcacaacatggaacaacagtaacCCCACAGTAACACAATggataacattcacaacatggaacaacagtaaccctagtaacacattggataacattcacaacatggaacaagagtaaccatagtaacacattggataacattcacaacatggaacaacagtaacCCCACAGTAACACAATggataacattcacaacatggaacaacagtaaccatagtaacacattggataacattcacaacatggaacaacagtaaccatagtaacaTTGTTTCtcccaaaaaatctaaaggaagtttgttctgaagtgtctgacCTGTATCTAAGAGATAAAATGTATCTGAGatatatacaaaataaaatgtctttaaccccttatttatgtcactaaagtctttccacattttgttacgttacagccttattctactaTGGATGAAATAAATAACAATCCTCATCAAttacgttttgagaatgacacaaatattaatttccacaaagtttgctgcttcagtgtctttagatatttttgtcagatgttactatggaatactgaagtataattacaagcatttcataagtgtcaaaggcttttattgacaattacatgaagttgatgcaaagagtcaatatttacagtgttgacccttctttttcaagaccacCGCAATCCGTCCTGGCATGctatcaattaacttctgggccacatcctgactgatggcagcccattcttgcataatcaatgcttggagtttgtcagaatttgtgggtttttgtttgtccacccgcctcttgaggattgaccacaagttctcaatgggattaaggtctggggagtttcctggcaagggacccaaaatatcgatgttttgttccccgagccacttggttatcacttttgccttatggagCATCATGCTGGATAAGGctttgttcgtcaccaaactgttcctggatggttgggagaagttgctctcagaggatgtgttggtaccattctttattcatggctgtgttcttaggaaaaattgtgagtgagcccactcccttggctgagaagcaaccccacacatgaatggtctcagaatgctttactgttggcatgacacaggactgatggtagtgctcaccttgtcttctccggacaagcttttttccggatgccccaaacagtCGGAAttgggattcatcagagaaaatgactttaccccagtcctcagtagtccaatccctgtaccttttgcagaatatcagtctgtccctgatgtttttcctgaagagaagtggcttctttgctgcccttcttgacaccaggccatcctccaaaagtcttcgcctcactgtgcgtgcagatgcactcacacctgcctgctgccattcctgagcaagctctgtattggtggtgccccgatcccgcagctgaatcaactttaggagacggtcctggcacttgctggactttcttggacaccctgaagccttcacaacaattgaaccgccctccttgaagttcttgatgatccgataaatggttgatttaggtgcaatcttaccggcagcaatatccttgcctgtgaagccctttttgtgcaaagcaatgattacggcacgtgtttccttgcaggtaaccatggatgacagaggaagaacaatgattccaagcaccaccctccttttgaaacttcatctgttattcaaactcaatcagcatgacagagtgatctccagccttgtcctcgtcaacactcacacctgtgttaacgagagaatcactgacatgatgtcagctggtccttttgtggcagggctgaaatgcagtggaaatgttttttggggattcagttaatttgcatggcaaagagggactttgcaattcatctgatcactcttcataacattctggagtatatgcaaattgccatcatacaaactgaggcagcagactttgaaaattaatatttgtgtcattatcaaaacttttgtccacgactgtacacacaatacctcataatgaaaaaGCTAAAATAGGTTTGTAGAAAACATGTCAcatttattaaaaagaaaaaacagataatttacataagtattcagaccgtttgctatgagacttgaaattgagttcaggtgcatactgtttccaatgatcatcgttgagatgtttctacaacttgattggagtccacctgtggtaaattcaattgatcggacatgatttggaaaggcacacacctgtctggctaccacagcattctgaagcgatacgccatcccatctggtttgcgcttagtcccactatcatttgtttttcaacaggacaatgaccccacacacctccaggctgtgtaagggctatttgaccaaaaaggagagtgatggagtgctgcatcagatgacctggcctccacaatcaccagacctcaacccaattgaaatggtttgggatgagttggaccgcaaagtgaaggaaaagcagtcaacaagtgctcagcgtatgtgggtactccttcaagactgttggaaaagcattccaggcaaagctgtcatcaaggcaaagtgtggctactttgaagaatctaaaatatattttgatttgtttaccacttttttgtttactacatgattccatatgtgttatttcatagttgtcatgtcttcactattattctacaatgtagaaaatagtaaaaataaagaaaaacccatgaatgactaggtgtgtccaaacttttgactgatagtGTATATCTCATGAATGTTTTTGCATTCAGTTACAAAAAGTCACTTTCTTATCACTTCTTCCATAGGCAAACATGTAAGGAAAGCTTTTTCTTTTatcaaaagggatgctgtcaaaaatttattgaattcaaatggatttacccagcCTACAAAGCACTACAGCCACTCTGTGATGACCAGTTCTGCTCATTTattgagggatctagtctagattaaacctcataggaagacagttttatcatgtggaggtttcatttAGGTCTCTGTATAACTAGATATTGTTTGTCTTTGACAGGAGAAAGAGCAGACTCTCGCTATGACagcaggaagagtccttcaggagaaccagacccagagacatCCAAACCAGTGAGacaacaccactgctcccactgtgaaaagagttttcgctggttagggaacctaaaacgccatgagaggacacacacaggagaaaagccataCCACTGCTTCCAATGTGAAAAGAGATTTTCCGGATCAGGGGACTTAAAAgctcatgagaggacacacacaggagaaaagcctttccaatgttcccagtgtggaaagagttttattCAGTTAGGAAGCCTGAAGGAGCATGAGTGGacgcacacaggagaaaagccttatcactgttcccagtgtggaaagagttttactgtgttaaataacctgaaaaggcatgagagaatacacacaggagaaaagccattccagtgttcccattgtggaaagagttttattCAGAAAGGGCACCTACaagagcatgagagaatacacacaggagaaaagccttaccactgctcccagtgtaaaAATAGTTTTTCACGAGTAGGGGACCTAAAAGCTCATGAGAGTACACACACAGGAttaaagccttaccactgcttcTTATGTAAAAAGAGATTTGCCCGATCAGGGGACCTAAAAGCTCATGAGAGGAcccacacaggagaaaagcctttccaatgttcccagtgtggaaagagttttaccctgTTAGCTAatctgaaaaggcatgagagaatacacacaggagaaagtccttatcactgttcccactgtggaatgagttttattCAGTTAGCGAGCCTGAAGGCACATGAGTGGACACACACAGAAGAAAAGCCTTTCCAGTGTTCCCAGTGTagaaagatttttaccttgttagctaacctgaaaaggcatgagagaatacacagaggagaaaagccttaccactgcttcCAGTGTGAAAAGAGATTTTCCCGATCAGGGGACCTAAAAGCTCATGagtggacacacacaggagaagaaCCTTTCCATTGTTCCCAGTGTAGAAAGCGTTTTACTGTGTTagctaacctgaaaaggcatgagagaatacacacaggagaaaagcctcaTCACTGTTCCCATTGTGGAATGAGTTTTATTCAGTCAAGGAGCCTGAAGGAGCATGagtggacacacacaggacaaaagcctttccaatgttcccagtgtggaaagagttttatcGTGTTAAGTAACCtaaaaaggcatgagagaatacacacaggagaaaagccattccaatgttcccattgtggaaacaGTTTTACTCAGAGAGGGCacctaaaagagcatgagagaatacacacaggagaaaagccttaccactgctcccagtgtaaaAATAGATTTTCCAGAGTAGGGGACCTAAAAgctcatgagaggacacacacaggagaaaagcctttccaatgttcccagtgtagAAAGAGTTTTACTGTGTTAGCTaccctgaaaaggcatgagagaaaacACACTGAAGAAAAGCCGagcaccgaagacgtggatggCAATTAAGGCagaccccgcacctctctgattcagaggggttgagttaaatgcagaagacacatttcatttgaatgcattcagttgtacaactgacaaggtatcctcctttcccattccctattatagagctctgctcagcctataaacatgaaaGCAAGGTTATATTTAATgttctacattattattattattagggcaGCCACCAAGTTATGAAAATGATGGTATGTTCTGAAAACTGACTTCAGGTTTTTGAGGAATCTAGCCTCGCAGGAAGAAAGTTTTATTTTATGGAGGTTTAATTCAGTTCTCTTTTTCGTATTTAACTAAATACTCTGTCTTTGGTAGGAGAGGGATCAGACTTATCACTGTTCCCATTGTGGAATGAGTTTTATTCAGTTGGGAAGCCTGAAAGAGCATGAGTGGGGACACACAGaagaaaagccttaccactgctcccagtgttaaaaactgaactaatcaaacaacacttgttgctctttgtacGTGTTAA
Protein-coding regions in this window:
- the LOC115147884 gene encoding zinc finger protein 883-like, which encodes MSCSYTYPRGHTVTETSWFYRWSGVKPENDARVEYYGDRVNNCTLRITDLRERDSAEYWFTFKTQIIQGHVFQSVTNIVKHKYTWYKKNVTSPKASGQSYSITNISSEERGEYYCEAENTIGAQKSTPQLIIVAGIIVVVLVLILCLFGFMWFRKKASTSTYVTRDTADNGQVRCNSGLKDFPQLFIGLSFREDNIVDNYLVTVDIREIGDLINTRERADSRYDSRKSPSGEPDPETSKPVRQHHCSHCEKSFRWLGNLKRHERTHTGEKPYHCFQCEKRFSGSGDLKAHERTHTGEKPFQCSQCGKSFIQLGSLKEHEWTHTGEKPYHCSQCGKSFTVLNNLKRHERIHTGEKPFQCSHCGKSFIQKGHLQEHERIHTGEKPYHCSQCKNSFSRVGDLKAHESTHTGLKPYHCFLCKKRFARSGDLKAHERTHTGEKPFQCSQCGKSFTLLANLKRHERIHTGESPYHCSHCGMSFIQLASLKAHEWTHTEEKPFQCSQCRKIFTLLANLKRHERIHRGEKPYHCFQCEKRFSRSGDLKAHEWTHTGEEPFHCSQCRKRFTVLANLKRHERIHTGEKPHHCSHCGMSFIQSRSLKEHEWTHTGQKPFQCSQCGKSFIVLSNLKRHERIHTGEKPFQCSHCGNSFTQRGHLKEHERIHTGEKPYHCSQCKNRFSRVGDLKAHERTHTGEKPFQCSQCRKSFTVLATLKRHERKHTEEKPSTEDVDGN